The following DNA comes from Henckelia pumila isolate YLH828 unplaced genomic scaffold, ASM3356847v2 CTG_461:::fragment_3, whole genome shotgun sequence.
CCCCCAAGTTTTTGGCCAAACTCGAACGCCCAATCATACTTTCGTCGGTTGTTTCATTACAAACTGTGCAGTTCGCACGGCAACTCGTCCTCTCAGGTTTTCGACGAAAGTCCCAAAACGTTCTACTACCTTGAGCATTGGTCTCAACACTCGAGCCATTTTTTtctgattcgacttctacatAATTCACTTCTGCCTCATAAGACCTTAAATATCATAAACGTAGATAATAAATTTTAACTATCTAAAATACCCATGAAAATTCAAGGATCATAAAATCTAATAAACTGCTACTAATAAATGGCTCAGAGCATACAGCATATGAGTATCAGATATTACAAGTGATTATCTTGGTCAAGTAGATGAAAAATTCTCATCAGAGATTATTAAATTAAACAATATTTCCGTTTATCATCTCCTCCTGGGAAAATTATTGTACCCTGGCCCTTTTAAGAGTAAGATCTTGAAAAATTCCAATACTTCATACCTACCAGAGTATTTGCTCAATGTTGGCAAAGCTTAATGTACAACAGATTCCGTAAAGAACTTATTTCATTGAAGGAAAAGAAAACCAAAAACTTCATATAGTTGTGTTAATAGTTAAATACTCCCTCCTTTCCAAAACTTTATGTTAGTTGTTACCCTTAAAAACCTTGGAAATTACTTTAACACTGCGTGATGATCTTGAAACTGGTGGAAGAATATAAAAGGGCaacgtgaaaaaaaaaaattcaccaaCAGAGCAAAGTCACGGAAAAGGACTTCCAGATCTATTGTCGGGTTTTGGTTTTGTAAGCACGAGCATGAACAAAAGTCTCATCACCGTGATCCCCTAAATAGACTAAATGAGGAAAACTGAAAATTGACTCAGGCTGCTCTTTCTCAGCAAATCAAATAACAAAGCCTATAGATTTTATACCTGTGCTGAAGGAACACCTTTGTTCCAGCATAATCATATCTCTTAGGTCCCATCCACCGATACTTTTCGCTCTCAGTTATGACATCCCCATAGAAACCATACCTAACAAACAACCACAAAATTTATTGGAGACTCTGCACAGTTAGTGTTTTGTTCCACAATTCTTGTCACATGAATAGGAAACTGGGGCATTAATCAAGACCAACAAATTCTTTAATTATAAGTCGAGTTGGTGATAATTCTACAAGAACTAGAGGAATATTGAATTTACTGAATATCGTAAAAGTATATTATGGTGCATTTTATCATTGCAGGTATGCATTATCTAGAGTAGACTGGCAGCTTTTCATTTCGAGAAGGGAAATGCTTTAACAATGGCCAGAAAATCTAAATTTCAAGACAATTATGTGAATCTCAGAATGCACCATGAATGCCAAATAACACTAACATTGCAACGGCAAAAAAGTTTGACATCTCATCCCACATCACAGCAGAATTGATATGAATAAAACAGgaatattcatgtcaagatAAACAGGTTGTGAAAAATTGTCAATGGTCATAGGAAATAGAAAGATGAACAAGATATCATATTCATTTGAAATATAAGAGTGAATACCAACCCAAGAGCTTGATTACTAGACAGAAGGTAATTTTAGATGCCAAAGAGTGGTCAAAAATTGCATCTTCATGTCCACTAAATGCCAAGAAAAACTAATATACAACGGGATGGGATTAGTCCATTATTTGGTATGGAACTTTAACGCAAAATACTAAGACAAGAACTGTAGATACAATAGATAAACAAAATCTCAAGTATAACTAATAGAATAGAAGACTTAAAAATACCCAGCAAAAGAAGCAGCATAGCGTACACAGGGTTCATCATTTGACGCATTTGTGACTTTCCATCTTACAACTTGAGCTATATCAATGTGCACCCTTTTCCCAAGGATGATATGCAATGCTGATGTTACAGGGTCTCGAGCCCCAGTTGTACTGCAAATGCAAAACCAATTTACAATCATTATGCCCAATATAATGCACGAGTCAGGATGATTATATATGCGCAAATTCAGAACTTatgaaaacattaaaaataatttttagaaGACATAAAGCATTTGCGGGGAAGAGGGGGAGGTAGGAGGATAATCTGGAGTGAAATATCTGATTATCTTCTATATGAAACCGGCCAATTCCATTTTCTGCTGCAAACAGATTATCatattaaggtagtgtttgggagagcttttagGAAGCACTTTTCAGTTTTTAAagccaaacactacctaagtacTAATGGCATCATTTATTAAAAGACTTCAGCCCAGTGGTAATGTTGATGAAACAGGTATCTAATTGCATATATGTCAGAGAGTGGAATGCAGATAACATTTCAATAGTCCATAATCTGAAAAACTCATCCCCAGATCTGCTTACTGACTATCACCAAAATAGTACGAAAAGTTACTGACTGACTATCGATACCATGAGCTCAACATGCAATCACTAAGGGGGTGTATTCGTTGCAGAGGTTTACTGACTTTTTTtaaatgatatatttttgtGAAGTTGATAGATTTCTGTAGACTTTTATAGAATCTCAGACTTTTAATGACTTTCACAGAATCTTgcagatttatttttcatgacTTTTATTGACATTTGTAAACTTTTTTGTAGAACCATATGAGTTTtgtaattcatgattttgattttgatttatttattagaattattttatatttctttaaaataattctatttctttaaaatatatttatctgtcatataaataatttttacttaTCAATTTGGTTTACAAAAATCAATAAGTAGTTATTccaattaagaaattaatataactctataaaatttgaatatattgaattttatatagtatccttatttatataatatctatatatatatacacattcgtgttaataaatttttaaaactacGTCAATATATCAAGTCAATATATATCAATCAtatacatattattattattattattatcatcattattattattattattattattattatatatttatatatatgtatattaaagtgaataaaatttaaattttgagttataataaaaattaagctacaaattaaaaaaaaaattaattaaaacatcaaattttatataataaataatgaattaatcataaaaaataattattgttattttcaatttatgatcaataaaatattataattttttgtcgTGTAGTATaataagtttttatttaaaaaattaatcaatatgATTTTAAATCTCATGAGattttgtaattaaaattaaaaaaattatgaatgataaaattttatattttattttaggggGTTTATTGGTTCTtagaaatagaaaaaatatgtttgtatatatattatttttaatagaaCTAGTATTTATGTGGCTAGTATATAGACTATTttaatgaaaatgaaaaaaaagtgTGTGAAAATGTTCGTCCAAATCTTTAGGTTGAACCAAAGACAATTATTGATATTTTATTGTTGTACTTTAGGCTTTAATTATTGTACATAATAGAATTCCATGGAGTTTTTAAAAGTCTATTGACATTTTGAATACCTCTAGACTTTtgtagagtttttaaaagtcaagtttGAATATCACATAGACTTTTAAAATTCTACAAATGTTCATCTTAAATATCACAAAACTTTTATGGAGTATATAAAAGTCTAGATTGAATACCTTTAAACTTTTAAACTCCACAAAAATCATTAAAAGTCTATAACCAATACACCCCCTAAATTAATTTAGTCTATTTCCAGCACTCAGGAAAACATAAGTGATGAAAATCATCAACTTACAGTCCGAATTAATTCCATGACACTGATCTTTTTCAGAATAAAATATCAAGTTCACATGTAGCCAAAAAATGTGCAGCTCATGTTCTCTTTTTACCCATAATCAATTGTGGATACAGAGATCCAAACACCATTTTCAGACACAATTTGATTCCATATCACACAAGACTAGGTTAAGATGATGCTCTATATTCAAACAAAAGTTCATATCCTAAAGGAAGTCGATGTTAATAAGCTAATAAAAAATTCTATTGATGAATATGCATATAAGTTTCAGAAAAATTGCAGCCAAGAACCATTGATCCGAATGACCTCTGATACCACACCATGTTAACCATGTATTCCTCGCATTAGTAAAAAAAAACAGTTGAAGTACCAAATTACAATGGCATCTGTAGATCCAGCAGGGATGATCCCAAATCTAAATTCTTCATTAGGAAAATAGAACTCTGGTTCTGGTCCTGTATAAAAGACAATAGGCGGAGAGACAAATTATCACCTAAATAAGTCATCTGCAACAACCACAACTGCGCATTAAAAGAAGGCTCAATTTTTAAAGTATATTTGGCAATATATGACAGTACAAGAACAGATAGTAAATTGGGCAAGATAAGATCTAGTGCTTGTTATACCACATTGGCTGGATAGAGGTCTTTTATGTTCCAATCCTGAGAGAAGAGGTGACTGATCTTCATTATCACCGCTAGGCTCTATATTGGTTTGTTCTCTATGAATCGAGAGATTGGACTCACTTGAAATGGCGGGCATGAAACCCCCAGGAGTTGGTGGGTAGGGAGCTTTATGTCTTGATAATAAAAGACCATTCAGGATTTCATTGAAAAATCCATCCCCGCCCTAGAAACATATGAAAAGGAAACACTTGATTGAAAACAAAACCAACAAATTAATTGGAAATAAGACAATAGAAAAGCTCATACAGAAATTAAGTCTACAAAttaacttgaaaaaaaaaaaaaagctatcACCGAGAAAAGAATACACAATGCAGAAATTGAGTAAGATATTGTTCTGCTTAACCAGTGTGAAACAGCGGGACATGCATAATCAAGAGAATTTAAACTTACATTAGGAATAAATTATAACAAATAGCATACGACATATCCAAACATGGCATAGAAAAACCTCAAACGAAAGTTTTATCGCCAAAATTTCTATAGTTGAATTTCATGACGTTGCTACAAGAGTAGAGATCTGGCTCTATGTGCACTAAATATTTCGGTTGCATTCAATCTGACACTTTAATTCATCCTAAGGTGATAGTAAACTGGGAATAATACTTTGGACAACTGACTTGGtgcaaattataattttactgTGACAAATATCAACACCTTCTTCAAAACAAGATACTCGTGTTTCATAGACCTCGATAATTGAAAATGCACAAGGAAATATATAACTGCTTACAATGGCTATAACGCCATCATATAACCTAAGCTCCGTATCAGAAATCGAGGTCAACAAATCACGTGCATGTCCTGCCCTCTCTGTCACTATTACCTGTTGTACAAGCAAAAATTTATTGGGAAAAAAAGGAAAAGGTTATCTAATTCATTGAAGATGAGTTTAAAACTTAAAGCAAGTGGGAAAAAATGTAATTTTACCTTTGTTTTCACTTGGGCCTGTGAAAACAATGGTACTACTGCTTCCCAAACCCTACATCCATTTCCTTTTCCACTCTTTGGGTGAACAAAAACCTAATCAGTACAAACCGAAGTCCAGAGAAATTATTCTGCTAGTCCAACATTCAGCTTGCAGGAAAaaaatctagaaaaaacaaCTCATGCTCTCAAAGAAAATGATTTTAATGAAACTATTTTAGTAAAATTTAATTGTCTCAATTCCCGAGGAATTGCACCAAAGATTCACATAGCTCGGTAAGAAGTCAGAACTCAGCTACTCCTAAACTCATTAACTCAAGAGCTAGTTACATTAAaaaattcttgaaatttttattcTATGATGAGGATGTGTTAAGCATATAGCTGAAGTAGCATGATTGGAACTTCATAGCGCTTGGAAAACTACCGATACGCGAAAACCTTCTCTTACTATTCTCATCTCTTAATTTGTCCTGAAAGAGGTTTATATTCATATTCGATACAAAAAGATAGATATGATGGACACTTTTAATGAAGTGGCACCCGTAAATGCAACATACCAGCAAACTCTTAGGTCGACAGCGCTCCATGTGTAGATAAGTATTGATCTGATTGACCCAAACCTTACAGACCTCCAAATTCTCATGACCAAAAGAGTAATGTGATGGAGTCCAAAGAGAGGAGTGGTTATTTGACTTTTGGACAACATGAACCATAAATCTGTACATCTTTAAAATCAAAGAGACTGTCACCAGTTCACAGAACAATTTTTATGGATAGAAAAGGCAAATTTAGTGGATTGAGTCATTGAGATAGTGAATGTATGTAACCTCGAATGAATGACCTGAACGAAATCCTTTGGCACTGGCTAGAACAGATTCATGCACCAAACCCCAATCAATGAAGTTAGCAGCATAAACATCACAAAACTTGAACTCTGCCTCAGTCTTCGGAACAAGCTTCAAACGCAAGCAAGTGAATTTATCCTCCTCCTGGTGTGATGCAAACAAAATTCCCAAAACTAATCCTTTTACAAATAGGTAGGGGCACACAACGTAATAAAGAGAAGTATCACATATCCCAAAAGTTCTGGCTTTATGTAAACTGGAGTAAGTTCGAGGAATTGGTAGTACGGTTCTCGTAACCAAAGATAGAGTTTAAGAGGGAGGTAATTATAATACTTTCACATGAGTATTAGCGTTGATAAACATATGCCATATCAACATCACCACCTTGTAAGAAAAATTCAACGTAAATCAGTCTCTTTTGGAGCCAATGTTCATTTCGCTGATCAACTTATTGTTCTTGAAGCATGCAATTATCTCCCATCTCATCTATTCATAACCTAAAGATGTAACGGAGCagctaaatattttttatattaatttggcTCTTGGCCCACAACTTTAATGCATGCCCTTTTCTCATCCTCTTTGAAAGACACGATGAAAGAGTTCCATTGTGACCCAAAGAATAGTTTTTTTGAACTCTGTCAATCCAAATCTCATTACAAATATAAGAGCACTAAATATCTTTATCAGCATATCGGCAAGATAAACTGCAAGCTTGATCTATAAATGATAACACCAACATTTCACAATATTGCGTTGTGAATTGGATATTGATGCTCGAATAAAGTTGTGCATGTCAAAATTAAGTGGCACCGGATAAACCCATATGCATCAAATCAAAGCATTTAAGCTAAAACAAGATTAGGCAGACTGAAATAATATGGTAAAAAAATGAACTCATGAACCCAAgaacaaaattttaataataaaaataacaaaaaaatttaaaaatccatCTATTCATGATCAAATAATTACTGCCAACAAAAGGCCATTCATTGAAAGAAGAGGAAAATTGGGAACAGCTTACATTATGCGCGGGTTCAACTAATTTCCAGGACAGCCCATCTGAATTAAGGGTGAGAACCACCTCCCCAACATAATCTAAGACAAGCTTTGTGCTCAAGATAGAATCTTTACCGGCATCATTGAATATTGCATTCGGATCATTTTCATTTCGTTCCATTAATGATCAGATGAAAAATCAGAATCTCGGAGGCCCAATTCCAATATTATCTCAATCAAACAAATCTATGGAATAATCAAACAAATCTATGGAATAACGATGAATCTTGAGGAAAGAACGTTGTTCGTCCCAATGGACAGCTTGACTGCGTTATATGCcgtcataaaaatatttaaaattttatgaattGATCTTAATGAAGAAATGAGGGATTGGCCCAACAAAGActgcaaataataataataattttttattctatataaattaaaattaatgaaTTACAACATACGTAtacaatatttaattgtttcaattgaattgaaataaatatagttttattttattattattatatttattattattattatatttatttattttatttttttttgagaattttattattattattattattttgtactCATGTTGGGGGATTGACTGAATAGTCAAACAAATTACCATCGACAATGGCGATTGTAAAATGCTTACATGGGATCACTAAAAGCTGCCACATTTCGCCAATCGCCCTACCTTTTGGATACTCGTTTTCTAGCACGATCTTCGCTCAATCGGTTGACGGAGATTCTCCCCGGAACCTCTGTGAGAGTGAGAGTGAGAGTGAGAGGCCTCTCCGCCTCTGCAACTACGGCTTCTAAAATGGTGAAAGCCATCAGGGTTCATGAGTTTGGTGGCCCGGAGGTATCCCTTTGTTCAtttgtttcttctctttttcttgcTTTAAAATTTCATTATCGTTATCTTTTGGAGTACATGGGATTTATGTTTATACGTTTGGACTGAGTACGTGATTCTTGAAAATTGGTTTCTTGGCTTTTGTAGAAGAGACCAGTTGAAACAATTTATCCTTGGTCGAAGTGGGAGAAGGGATCATGAAATAGTATCTTAGAGCTTAACTTAGAATATTTCCGTTTATCAGTGGGCGATCGCTCGCAAGGAATGTCGTCCAGCTCGGTTCTTAAAGCTAGTTATGTTGTGTGGTTTGGAAGTTGTAGGGTTGAACTTGAATCAGCAACAATGAGGTCAAATTAGAGTGATTCTTGGTTTCCTTTTTCGGTTAGAAGGACCCAATTTTTGTTGTTTAAAAAGGGTTGCTTGTGTGGTGAAATGGATACTGATCTTTGATAGTATTGATGTGAAGTAGAATTTATAATTTACTACAATTTACTGCTGTTGATATTGGATTATAGGTCCTCAAATGGGAAGATGTGGAAATAGGTGAACCGAAGAATGGAGAAATTAAAGTGAAAAACAAGGCCATTGGAGTTAACTTCATTGATGTTTATTTTCGAAAAGGGGTTTACAAGGCTTCAGCATTACCCTTCACCCCAGGTCCGATTCAGTCTCCCCTCTTTAATTCAATTggctgatgaaaatatttattttttataataatagttTGATACGAAAGCTAATCACTTGGGAATCACTACAGTTGATTAAATGACTTTTTGAGTCTCTGACCACTTATTTGGCAAGACAATATAATTGTTTAAGTGGTTTTAGCTTTTTGTTCCTCTTTGAAACAGCTAAGCATTCCcaaattttcattttgttttcatGGAAGAACAAGCATTAACAACACAGATGATCATTTATTATGGTAACTTGCTTCCGATTATGGACTTTAAGCGCCAAGTTAAAAAATGTTTGATGACAGGTATGGAAGGTGTTGGCATTGTGACTGCTGTTGGACCTGGACTTACTGGCAGAAAAGTTGGAGATCTTGTTGCTTATGCCGGTAATCCAATgggttcttatgcagaggaacaGATTCTTCCCGCGGACAAAGTGGTTCCCGTGCCTCCTTCTATTGATCCCGCCACTGCGGCTTCCATCATGCTTAAGGGAATGACTGCTCAGTTTCTTGTCCGACGATGCTTCAAAGTAAGTTGCTCTATAGATTACCGTTGCCCAAGCTTTTAGGTTTTTTATCTGGTATTTAGGCAAGAAGTGCttgctgaattttttttatggtgTTTTTGAATTGATAGATTTGATTATGCAATTGAAATCGTGTTTTGACCCATTGAATGGTTTCAAGTTTCTCGAGAAGTTGATAATAGATTTACTTGTGTAATATAAAGATTTTAAATTCATGTTTTTCACTCCATTGAGACATTTGTACATCTCAAATCATGGGATAAAATCATCATTGCTTAGAAAACAAAGAATCTGTAGCACAATCCTATAAGCCCTTATCGTGCAGATCTTCTGTTTATATCTAATGGTCCTCACGTCTTTTTACAGGTTGAACGGGGACACACGGTCCTCATTCATGCAGCTGCTGGTGGAGTGGGGTCTCTGTTGTGCCAATGGGCAAATGCCTGTGGCGCCACAGTAATTGGAGCTGTCTCAACTAAAGAGAAGGCTGCTCAAGCAAAAGAGGACGGGTGTCACCATACAATAGTGTACAAGGATGAAGATTTTGTTACCCGTGTCCAAGAGATTACATCTGGGAAGGGAGTTGAGGTTGTCTATGATTCGGTTGGAAAAGACACTTTTGAGGTAAAGGGTGTTCGCTCTCTATTGTAGACTGAAATACTAGGGCAAGTCATATAGAAAATGTGTGCTTGCAGAACCTTGGTTTTTAAAGCCTAAGCTACTGCAGCACTGGCCGTGTTTAAATCACATTGGAACTAATTTTCCCCGGTGAGAATCTAATGTTGTGTTATATATCAGGGCTCCTTGGCATGCTTGAAATTGGCCGGATACATGGTGAGCTTCGGCCAGGCATCAGGGACCCCAGATCCAGTGCCTTTGTCGGCCCTTGCAGCTAAATCTCTTTTCTTGACACGGCCTACACTGATGCACTACAATGTTACTCGAGACCAACTGCTCGAAGCTGCTGGAGAAGTCTTTGCCAACGTCGTATCAGGCATACTACGTGTTCGCATAAATCACACATACCCTTTATCCCAGGCAGCACAAGCACATTCTGATCTCGAGAGCCGGAAAACTACAGGATCTGTCGTGCTTATACCCGATGGATGTTGATTGGAAATTGATCAGCATTTCATAACTTTCTTGTGTTTAATTTAatactgcttgttacatgatattttgatttataacgGATTATATATTATGAATGTTTTTTAGCCTTTTGCTTTTGgttcaataaaataaaagtctTTGTTTATGCATGTCTAATTTTCtagttattattaattatgtGTCCTAGTTACAAGTCTCCGACGGACGGATTGCAAAGAACAATGCGGTGAAATCTTACGTGTAAATTCGACCACGACACGAATCCTGCGATTTCCATATATTATTATATCCTAAAACCATCCCTTTGTCTCCAGCAACCCATATCTTACAATATCTTTATACTATGTTAAGGTTGCTTGTTTATGTTGATCGATGATGTGGCAACTATTTTTTATCTTTACCATAgatcaaattattattattattttaaaaaaaacattgcgTCATGATACTATTGTAATATTATACATCTATATATACAACCACAATAGAACAGAATAGGCATCACCATCATTATCTTGAAGAAAATAGTTGCGAATATTATAGATGACGACTCCCCGATTCTTCCCAATCATACTGCTCGTTTTCGTCTTCCCATGTGCTGTTGTTGCTGCCTCCTCCTCTGTAAGCTCccatctttaattttttttatgatcgGTATTCTAGTGCATTTGAAGATGAGGATGCATATATGTTTTTGGATCGCATTTGAAAAACATTCTGAATTTAAAAGCACTTTTTTTCTTTGTGTCAGCTATATTTTATTAGGATGATAAGCGTATCGTATTGTATCGTCTGTTTGTGCTTAAAGTTAAATTTTTCGGTTGATTCTGAAATACCGATTACTTCATGTTGGATAAGCGAATCAAACGGCTCATATGTTAGCAAGATTAGC
Coding sequences within:
- the LOC140871506 gene encoding ceramide kinase isoform X2, whose amino-acid sequence is MVHVVQKSNNHSSLWTPSHYSFGHENLEVCKVWVNQINTYLHMERCRPKSLLVFVHPKSGKGNGCRVWEAVVPLFSQAQVKTKVIVTERAGHARDLLTSISDTELRLYDGVIAIGGDGFFNEILNGLLLSRHKAPYPPTPGGFMPAISSESNLSIHREQTNIEPSGDNEDQSPLLSGLEHKRPLSSQCGPEPEFYFPNEEFRFGIIPAGSTDAIVICTTGARDPVTSALHIILGKRVHIDIAQVVRWKVTNASNDEPCVRYAASFAGYGFYGDVITESEKYRWMGPKRYDYAGTKVFLQHRSYEAEVNYVEVESEKNGSSVETNAQGSRTFWDFRRKPERTSCRANCTVCNETTDESMIGRSSLAKNLGGLRWSKSKGHFLSVGAAVISCRNEKAPDGLVADAHLSDGFLHLILIKDCPHPSYLRHLIQLTRKGGKPLDFNFVEHHKTPAFTFKSFGKEGVWNVDGELFHAHKLSAQVFRGLVGLFGTGPDA
- the LOC140871506 gene encoding ceramide kinase isoform X1; amino-acid sequence: MERNENDPNAIFNDAGKDSILSTKLVLDYVGEVVLTLNSDGLSWKLVEPAHNEEDKFTCLRLKLVPKTEAEFKFCDVYAANFIDWGLVHESVLASAKGFRSGHSFEMYRFMVHVVQKSNNHSSLWTPSHYSFGHENLEVCKVWVNQINTYLHMERCRPKSLLVFVHPKSGKGNGCRVWEAVVPLFSQAQVKTKVIVTERAGHARDLLTSISDTELRLYDGVIAIGGDGFFNEILNGLLLSRHKAPYPPTPGGFMPAISSESNLSIHREQTNIEPSGDNEDQSPLLSGLEHKRPLSSQCGPEPEFYFPNEEFRFGIIPAGSTDAIVICTTGARDPVTSALHIILGKRVHIDIAQVVRWKVTNASNDEPCVRYAASFAGYGFYGDVITESEKYRWMGPKRYDYAGTKVFLQHRSYEAEVNYVEVESEKNGSSVETNAQGSRTFWDFRRKPERTSCRANCTVCNETTDESMIGRSSLAKNLGGLRWSKSKGHFLSVGAAVISCRNEKAPDGLVADAHLSDGFLHLILIKDCPHPSYLRHLIQLTRKGGKPLDFNFVEHHKTPAFTFKSFGKEGVWNVDGELFHAHKLSAQVFRGLVGLFGTGPDA
- the LOC140871883 gene encoding uncharacterized protein codes for the protein MGSLKAATFRQSPYLLDTRFLARSSLNRLTEILPGTSVRVRVRVRGLSASATTASKMVKAIRVHEFGGPEVLKWEDVEIGEPKNGEIKVKNKAIGVNFIDVYFRKGVYKASALPFTPGMEGVGIVTAVGPGLTGRKVGDLVAYAGNPMGSYAEEQILPADKVVPVPPSIDPATAASIMLKGMTAQFLVRRCFKVERGHTVLIHAAAGGVGSLLCQWANACGATVIGAVSTKEKAAQAKEDGCHHTIVYKDEDFVTRVQEITSGKGVEVVYDSVGKDTFEGSLACLKLAGYMVSFGQASGTPDPVPLSALAAKSLFLTRPTLMHYNVTRDQLLEAAGEVFANVVSGILRVRINHTYPLSQAAQAHSDLESRKTTGSVVLIPDGC